From Neochlamydia sp. AcF84:
ATTTTTTTAACCATTTCTTGGCAGAAAGGGGCTTAAAGTTTTTATCGGCTACTTCTGGATATTTTCTTGGCCTACCTCTAATGTTCTTGGTGGAATTTAAAGAAATATCGATAGGCCAAAAGCTATGATTTTCAGGAATTTGAGCCACAAAGGTTAACTGCCTTTTATCTAATTCTCCCAATAACTCTCGTTTTTCTCCATAACCGGCATCAAAAGCAAGCGCTTCATAGGGAAAATCCTTCTTAAGAATATCATCTAAAAGTTGTAAAGCAAGCTGCCATTTCTTTAAAAACTTGTATCTTGCTTTAGGAACTTTGGCTACCTGCATTCTTTTTTTACTTTTTGTCCAAGATTGAGGAAGGAATAATTCACCTAGGATAGGAAAATGCTCTTTACCTTTTTCACAGTAATGCCACGTGACGATTGATTGACAATTAGCAATTTTTCCTAAAGCTCCACAATACTGCCTGGCTACCCCTACCGAAAACTTTCCCTTCTTGGGTAAAGAAGTGTCGTCTAGAACAAGTACTCCTTTTTTAACCCCCATGCTTTGAGCCATATGCCGTGCCAGTTGTTGTTGCATCGCTGCATGGTCCCAAGGGCTTTGATTGACAAATTGTTGAATGGCTTGTTCATTTCCTCCAGGAAGCCTTTTTGCCATGGGTTCGATAGATTTTCTTTCTCCATCTAATATTAATCCTGAAATGTATAATCTGCACCAGTGAACTCTTTCTGATCTTCCTAAGTTGGCTTTGAAAACATTAATCCATTCATTAAGTTGTTCGCGAATGGAATTTAGTTGCTCTAGATTCATTGCCCCTCCTTAATTAGTAAACCTTACCTACATTAATATCAAAAAGCCACTTAACGAGGTAGTACTAGTACTACTTCGTTAGGTTTAAGAGGTATCAAAAAATAGCCTTTTGGATGAGTCATGAATAGCTTGGCAAAAAGGGCAAATAGTAATGCAAAATAAGCTGTTAATTAATCTTCTGACTTGAGGCAGAGTCATTGAGATTTTTTTTTATCTTTTGCCTGGTATTTCAGTAAGGTTAAGAAGCTATAAGCCATAAAACATAACGTCAAATGATGATGGAGTCCTAGCCATGACCGCCCCTCAAAGTGATCTAATCCTAGCTCCTCTTTCATCTGCTGATAGCCTTGCTCGATTTTCCATCTCTCATGAATCCATTCTACCATACATGAGAGGGGAGT
This genomic window contains:
- a CDS encoding IS701 family transposase, with the translated sequence MNLEQLNSIREQLNEWINVFKANLGRSERVHWCRLYISGLILDGERKSIEPMAKRLPGGNEQAIQQFVNQSPWDHAAMQQQLARHMAQSMGVKKGVLVLDDTSLPKKGKFSVGVARQYCGALGKIANCQSIVTWHYCEKGKEHFPILGELFLPQSWTKSKKRMQVAKVPKARYKFLKKWQLALQLLDDILKKDFPYEALAFDAGYGEKRELLGELDKRQLTFVAQIPENHSFWPIDISLNSTKNIRGRPRKYPEVADKNFKPLSAKKWLKK
- a CDS encoding transposase, yielding KKLILQGGKWQKVKLTLQSKKYSEVMAIRVKETITKAFYRPGVERWLIMEKLGNDQYKYYVSNASKDTPLSCMVEWIHERWKIEQGYQQMKEELGLDHFEGRSWLGLHHHLTLCFMAYSFLTLLKYQAKDKKKSQ